Proteins encoded within one genomic window of Desulfotalea psychrophila LSv54:
- a CDS encoding helix-turn-helix domain-containing protein yields MWELRLAGSVDQSSNPYSPALFCLEAEGGGESYNHGDTAMIRRGFSNIFSEKTFASNEQFNTACRQLRITQDVQLIYSSLHWLSLKTGYAWPSQSFLANEIGRSLRTVKSHIAKLKSLGLIIVKQRNNGQTALYYPLPLSEVAAHLPGCAQSQADGVNGQGERHSVAGFISQKGNKRTATRHDSAHLHNIEISTSTIPPKSPTGEEAEISFLKLWEVWPIQQAKKSARRIFMRLYRRGIIPSVEHLLRIVQNLKKYDRAWMNGKVAQLHRWLRDERWTDKAFKGLQPAPVAAPKVSKAIEPEFTPEEHRARSSYLELSVAVMTRRASTALDHITEKIVEGLGGLQRLRKKGMTCLPMATSLKNTEAYRPLKDLGWYC; encoded by the coding sequence ATGTGGGAGCTTCGGCTCGCTGGTTCCGTGGATCAGTCTTCCAACCCATATAGTCCCGCCCTTTTTTGTTTGGAAGCAGAAGGGGGCGGTGAATCCTACAACCACGGAGACACTGCTATGATAAGAAGAGGTTTCAGCAACATCTTTTCAGAGAAGACATTTGCAAGCAACGAACAATTCAACACCGCCTGCAGACAGCTCAGAATCACTCAAGACGTACAATTAATCTACTCAAGCCTTCACTGGCTTTCGCTCAAGACAGGCTATGCATGGCCTTCTCAGAGCTTTCTCGCCAACGAGATAGGACGCTCACTTCGTACCGTTAAATCGCACATTGCCAAGCTCAAGAGCCTTGGGCTCATAATCGTTAAGCAACGCAATAACGGGCAGACTGCCTTATACTATCCACTGCCTTTAAGCGAAGTAGCAGCACACCTCCCAGGATGCGCCCAGAGCCAAGCTGATGGGGTCAACGGACAGGGTGAACGCCATAGTGTCGCTGGATTTATCTCTCAGAAGGGCAATAAGCGCACCGCCACGAGGCACGATTCTGCACACCTCCATAATATAGAGATTAGTACAAGTACTATTCCCCCTAAGTCCCCCACAGGGGAAGAGGCTGAGATTTCCTTCCTGAAACTTTGGGAGGTGTGGCCCATCCAACAGGCGAAGAAGTCAGCACGTAGAATCTTCATGCGTCTCTACCGTCGTGGAATCATTCCTTCCGTGGAACACCTCTTGAGGATTGTGCAGAACCTGAAGAAATATGACAGGGCATGGATGAACGGCAAGGTTGCACAACTCCACCGATGGTTACGAGATGAGAGGTGGACAGATAAGGCCTTTAAAGGCCTACAGCCTGCCCCTGTGGCAGCACCCAAAGTCTCTAAGGCGATAGAACCTGAATTCACACCAGAAGAGCATAGGGCAAGGTCCAGCTACCTGGAACTGTCAGTGGCGGTTATGACCCGGAGGGCCTCCACCGCATTGGATCATATCACAGAGAAAATTGTAGAAGGGCTAGGAGGGCTCCAGCGGCTACGAAAGAAGGGGATGACGTGTTTACCTATGGCAACTTCCTTGAAGAATACAGAAGCTTACAGGCCGCTTAAGGACTTAGGGTGGTATTGTTGA
- a CDS encoding transposase yields the protein MKVNIKTLIDDVQCYDTVRELRWPEGRECPFCNSKKVIKRGYDDKEPARQRYECKG from the coding sequence ATGAAGGTAAACATAAAGACCCTGATAGATGATGTACAATGTTACGACACCGTGCGTGAGTTACGCTGGCCCGAAGGCCGAGAATGTCCGTTTTGTAATTCTAAGAAAGTTATCAAGAGAGGTTATGACGACAAGGAACCTGCAAGACAACGCTATGAGTGTAAAGGCTGA
- the galE gene encoding UDP-glucose 4-epimerase GalE, which translates to MGTLNILVTGGAGYIGSHTCLELLEAGYEVTVVDDLSNSCYEALSRVEALTGKKITFHQVNVLDQQALDAVFVSSKKPFAAVIHFAGLKAVGESVAKPLHYYHNNVTGTLVLCDLMAKHGVKNIIFSSSATVYGDPATVPITEDFPLSCTNPYGRTKLMVEEILADLHGADHEWNACLLRYFNPVGAHKSGRIGEDPNGIPNNLMPYIAQVAIDRLDFLSIFGNDYPTVDGTGMRDYIHVVDLAKGHVCAVKKVLEGQGITTYNLGTGRGYSVLEMVSAFSRTCGRDIAYKIVARRAGDIAECYADATKALDELDWLASLGLTEMCEDTWRWQKNNPTGYLGNREVSGS; encoded by the coding sequence ATGGGAACATTAAATATCCTGGTGACAGGCGGGGCTGGTTATATCGGCAGTCATACCTGTCTGGAATTGTTAGAGGCAGGCTATGAGGTCACCGTTGTGGATGATCTGTCAAATTCGTGTTATGAAGCCCTATCCCGGGTGGAGGCACTTACTGGAAAAAAAATAACCTTTCATCAGGTAAATGTCCTTGACCAGCAGGCCCTCGATGCTGTTTTTGTAAGTAGCAAAAAGCCCTTTGCCGCAGTGATTCATTTTGCGGGACTAAAGGCAGTTGGTGAGTCTGTGGCCAAGCCACTCCATTATTATCATAATAATGTCACGGGAACCCTTGTTCTCTGTGACCTTATGGCTAAGCACGGGGTGAAAAATATTATCTTCAGCTCTTCGGCAACGGTTTATGGTGATCCAGCAACTGTCCCCATAACCGAAGATTTTCCTCTTTCCTGTACCAACCCCTACGGACGCACCAAATTGATGGTAGAGGAGATTCTTGCCGATCTCCACGGGGCAGACCATGAGTGGAATGCCTGCCTGCTTCGCTATTTTAATCCTGTCGGAGCTCATAAGAGCGGCCGGATAGGGGAAGACCCCAATGGCATTCCCAACAACCTTATGCCTTATATTGCCCAAGTCGCCATTGATCGTCTTGATTTCTTGTCAATTTTTGGCAATGATTACCCTACGGTCGATGGCACGGGGATGCGGGATTATATTCATGTGGTCGATCTGGCCAAAGGGCATGTCTGTGCTGTAAAAAAAGTTCTTGAGGGTCAGGGCATTACAACCTACAATTTGGGAACAGGTCGTGGCTACAGTGTACTTGAGATGGTGAGCGCCTTCTCCAGAACCTGCGGCCGTGATATCGCCTATAAAATAGTAGCGAGACGAGCGGGTGATATAGCAGAATGTTATGCGGATGCAACCAAGGCATTAGATGAGCTTGACTGGTTGGCCTCCCTGGGCCTTACGGAAATGTGCGAAGACACTTGGCGCTGGCAGAAAAATAATCCCACGGGCTATCTCGGCAATAGAGAGGTAAGCGGTAGCTAA
- a CDS encoding IS66 family transposase — protein MRDLSRLEKEFAHDGLSGQELIAARNEKSKVLLQKFHDWLFKKEDQVLPKGLLDRAIGYALSQWHRLEQFIDCAAATPDNNLAENAIRPFVIGRKNWLFAGTAEGARASATIYSLIESAKVCKLEPYAYLRYLFEKLPFAENEEECRQLLPSNLSQEELEYTGRWSVI, from the coding sequence ATACGGGATCTTTCTCGCCTGGAAAAGGAGTTTGCCCATGATGGCTTATCTGGACAGGAGCTTATTGCTGCTCGAAATGAAAAGAGCAAAGTGCTGCTTCAGAAGTTTCATGATTGGTTGTTCAAAAAAGAGGACCAAGTTTTGCCAAAAGGACTTTTGGATAGAGCTATCGGCTATGCTCTTTCCCAATGGCATAGGCTCGAGCAATTTATCGATTGTGCAGCGGCAACACCAGATAATAACCTAGCTGAAAATGCAATTCGACCCTTCGTTATAGGTCGGAAAAACTGGCTCTTTGCTGGAACAGCGGAAGGTGCACGGGCCAGCGCGACAATCTATTCGCTGATCGAAAGTGCTAAGGTATGTAAGCTTGAACCATACGCCTACCTCAGGTATCTATTCGAGAAACTTCCTTTTGCTGAAAATGAAGAGGAGTGCCGACAATTGCTTCCTAGCAATCTCAGTCAGGAAGAGTTGGAGTATACTGGCCGCTGGAGTGTAATTTAG
- a CDS encoding IS66 family transposase yields MWTPQYRGKINKSIADKCEPLRKLLQQVILSGPLVNVDETTIQVLQEPGCAAETKSSVDFSGWGSYTSIYALSL; encoded by the coding sequence ATATGGACTCCACAATATCGGGGTAAGATCAATAAAAGTATAGCTGATAAATGCGAGCCGCTTCGCAAGCTGCTTCAGCAAGTGATTTTATCAGGGCCCTTGGTAAATGTTGATGAAACAACAATTCAAGTGCTCCAAGAACCAGGTTGTGCCGCCGAAACCAAATCCTCGGTGGATTTTTCGGGGTGGGGATCCTACACGTCCATCTATGCTCTATCATTATGA
- the galU gene encoding UTP--glucose-1-phosphate uridylyltransferase GalU, with amino-acid sequence MKIKKAVFPVAGLGTRFLPATKAMPKEMLPIVDKPLIQYAVEEALDSGIEQLIFVTGSGKSSLENHFDSSYELEDTLSKRGKDELLRTVESLVPASGSIIYTRQSQPLGLGHAIWCARDVVGDEPFAVLLADDLVKSERPVLQQMIHQFDRLRASMVATIEVPREETGRYGILEGEQVYEGVLRLSSMVEKPRPEDAPSNLAAIGRYIFTPRIFDFLGRQQSGAGGEIQVTDAMVALLAEQPIFGVNFEGTRFDCGDKVGFQMANIAFALEHPEIGGPLREYLQNLQL; translated from the coding sequence ATGAAGATAAAAAAGGCTGTTTTTCCCGTGGCAGGTTTAGGTACACGATTTTTGCCGGCAACCAAGGCGATGCCTAAAGAGATGCTACCGATAGTGGACAAACCACTTATCCAGTATGCGGTGGAGGAGGCCCTTGATTCAGGGATTGAACAACTGATCTTTGTTACCGGCAGCGGCAAATCTTCCCTGGAAAACCACTTTGACAGCAGTTATGAACTGGAAGATACCCTGAGCAAACGAGGCAAGGATGAGTTGCTGCGTACGGTAGAATCTCTGGTCCCTGCTTCGGGTTCTATTATCTATACCCGGCAAAGTCAGCCCCTGGGGCTTGGTCACGCTATCTGGTGTGCCCGTGATGTTGTGGGGGATGAGCCCTTTGCCGTGCTCCTGGCCGATGACCTGGTGAAGAGTGAGAGGCCTGTCCTCCAGCAGATGATCCACCAGTTTGATCGTCTGCGGGCCTCCATGGTGGCTACTATTGAAGTTCCACGGGAAGAGACCGGTCGTTACGGTATACTGGAGGGTGAGCAGGTCTATGAAGGAGTGCTTCGTCTCTCCTCCATGGTGGAAAAGCCAAGACCTGAGGATGCACCCTCAAACCTTGCGGCCATTGGTCGTTATATCTTTACCCCCCGTATCTTTGATTTCCTCGGCAGGCAACAGAGTGGTGCCGGTGGTGAAATTCAGGTCACCGACGCCATGGTGGCGCTTCTTGCTGAACAGCCCATTTTTGGGGTGAATTTTGAGGGCACCCGTTTTGACTGTGGCGACAAGGTCGGTTTTCAGATGGCCAACATCGCCTTTGCCCTTGAACATCCTGAGATTGGTGGGCCTTTGCGGGAGTATTTGCAGAACCTGCAGCTATAG
- a CDS encoding VanZ family protein: MIVSLLVSAVVANGFDKKWFAPLVLVTLTIIIGTTMPVTLKNEARAEIISHAKTFKTQVLDHIPHDTPNVFVQLTSLEIFKLDITKIAHFILFGILGGLLHFLRGRTLLLLTLLDISIVSSGTELMQLFIDGRSALVGDVLIDLAGASCVILMLFISQHIMGIFANNLKQS; the protein is encoded by the coding sequence TTGATTGTTTCTCTCCTGGTGTCTGCGGTAGTGGCCAATGGCTTTGATAAAAAGTGGTTTGCCCCTTTAGTACTTGTTACGCTTACCATAATTATCGGCACAACTATGCCTGTAACCTTAAAAAATGAAGCAAGAGCAGAAATTATCAGCCATGCAAAGACATTTAAAACCCAAGTGCTTGACCATATACCCCATGATACTCCTAACGTCTTTGTTCAATTAACATCTTTAGAAATTTTCAAGTTGGATATCACAAAGATAGCTCATTTCATACTCTTTGGTATTCTTGGTGGACTCTTGCATTTTTTACGGGGCAGAACCCTTTTATTACTGACTTTACTCGATATTAGTATAGTTTCTAGTGGCACAGAATTAATGCAATTATTTATCGATGGCCGAAGTGCACTGGTAGGCGATGTATTGATTGATCTGGCGGGTGCTAGCTGTGTCATACTCATGCTTTTCATAAGCCAGCATATAATGGGGATTTTCGCAAACAATCTTAAACAGAGTTAG
- a CDS encoding UDP-glucose dehydrogenase family protein — protein sequence MKITIFGVGYVGLVQAAVFADVGHDVCCVDVDAVKIEGLQVGTIPIYESGLESLVEAGVTSSRLHFTTDLKEGVAHAQVYFIAVGTPPDEDGSADLRYVLSVAETIAQGMDGEAIIVNKSTVPVGTGDKVRARVESVLQERGVNIPFSVVSNPEFLKEGSALADCARPERIIIGTDSPYAEEVMREIYAPFSRNREKMLVMDQRSAEFTKYAANCMLATKISFMNEMANLAECMSADIEQVRRGIGSDSRIGYSFIYPGCGYGGSCFPKDVQALARSAGEYGYNAAILSAVEETNARQKEKIFKYIVQHYGVENIRGKTLALWGLSFKPDTDDMREAPSRVLLEALWQAGAKVHAYDPEAMEEAQRIYGYRSDLTLMGTKEAVLQGADALLIVTEWKHFRVPDFELLQSSLADRVIFDGRNLYDPQSVEQLGLAYYGIGRGRSCRQ from the coding sequence ATGAAGATAACGATTTTTGGTGTCGGCTATGTTGGCCTTGTTCAGGCGGCAGTCTTTGCCGATGTTGGCCATGATGTGTGCTGTGTAGATGTTGATGCAGTTAAAATCGAAGGTTTGCAGGTAGGCACTATTCCCATCTATGAGTCAGGTCTTGAGTCTTTGGTGGAGGCTGGGGTTACCAGTAGCAGGCTTCATTTTACCACAGATCTCAAGGAGGGGGTGGCCCATGCTCAAGTCTATTTTATTGCTGTAGGGACTCCACCGGATGAAGACGGCAGTGCTGATCTTCGCTATGTGCTCTCTGTAGCTGAGACGATTGCCCAGGGTATGGATGGTGAGGCTATCATCGTTAATAAGTCTACAGTTCCTGTGGGGACGGGAGACAAGGTACGTGCCCGAGTCGAGAGTGTTCTTCAAGAACGTGGGGTAAATATACCCTTTTCTGTGGTGTCTAATCCTGAATTTTTAAAAGAGGGTTCTGCCCTTGCTGACTGTGCTCGTCCCGAGCGCATTATTATTGGTACAGATAGCCCCTATGCCGAAGAGGTTATGCGGGAGATATATGCTCCCTTTAGCCGTAACCGTGAAAAGATGCTGGTTATGGACCAGCGCAGTGCTGAGTTTACTAAATATGCGGCCAACTGCATGTTGGCGACTAAAATCTCGTTTATGAATGAGATGGCAAATCTTGCTGAATGTATGAGTGCTGATATTGAGCAGGTTCGTCGGGGAATAGGTTCCGATTCCCGTATTGGTTATAGCTTTATCTATCCTGGTTGTGGCTATGGTGGCTCCTGTTTTCCTAAAGATGTGCAGGCGCTTGCTCGCTCTGCAGGTGAATATGGCTATAATGCAGCTATATTGAGTGCGGTTGAAGAGACCAATGCTCGCCAGAAAGAGAAGATTTTTAAGTATATTGTGCAGCATTATGGTGTTGAAAATATACGGGGAAAGACTTTGGCTCTCTGGGGCCTTTCTTTTAAACCAGATACCGATGATATGCGCGAGGCCCCCAGTCGAGTTTTGCTTGAGGCCTTATGGCAAGCTGGGGCAAAGGTACATGCCTATGATCCAGAGGCAATGGAAGAGGCTCAAAGGATCTATGGCTATCGATCTGATTTAACTCTTATGGGTACTAAGGAAGCAGTTCTGCAAGGTGCGGATGCCCTTCTTATTGTCACTGAGTGGAAGCATTTTCGAGTACCTGATTTTGAGTTGTTGCAGAGCTCTCTTGCCGATCGGGTCATTTTTGATGGTCGTAATTTGTATGATCCTCAGTCTGTGGAGCAACTTGGCCTTGCCTATTATGGTATTGGCCGAGGTAGGAGCTGTAGGCAGTAA
- a CDS encoding transposase, with the protein MNYRQPSRGPIKHIDSTGCRHGEGEWRVRKHGASKRRTWRKLHLAIDTETDRLSGEISLERVHDAKVLKPLRRRIEQISGDGAGPERVLSNYCNQRCLLIHHGKMLLCGRMAIQEMKL; encoded by the coding sequence GTGAATTATAGGCAGCCAAGTCGTGGGCCGATTAAGCATATCGACTCGACTGGGTGTAGGCATGGAGAAGGAGAGTGGCGCGTCAGAAAACACGGGGCTTCCAAACGTAGAACCTGGCGCAAACTTCACCTTGCAATCGATACCGAGACTGATCGCCTAAGTGGTGAAATCTCGCTAGAGCGCGTTCATGACGCCAAGGTGTTGAAACCTCTTCGTCGACGCATAGAGCAGATATCAGGCGATGGTGCCGGACCCGAAAGGGTACTATCAAATTATTGCAATCAAAGGTGTCTGCTCATCCACCACGGAAAAATGCTCCTATGTGGGAGGATGGCCATCCAAGAAATGAAGCTGTAG
- a CDS encoding glycosyltransferase, with protein sequence MIFITVGTQAPFDRLVALIDKWPEINQYECFAQVANSKYIPQNIPFTNFLDERSFNERFDKAKIIISHAGMGTIISCLKSKKIILTLPRLGEYQEHRNNHQLDTTASLAERGYIYPIFNENDLVDRLSKLADLKCLKSIDDYASISLINFIKGELNNH encoded by the coding sequence ATGATTTTCATCACTGTGGGAACGCAGGCTCCTTTTGACAGGCTTGTGGCATTGATTGATAAATGGCCAGAAATAAATCAATATGAGTGTTTTGCGCAAGTAGCAAATTCTAAATATATACCCCAAAATATACCTTTTACAAACTTTCTAGATGAGCGTTCATTTAACGAACGTTTTGACAAGGCCAAAATTATTATTAGTCATGCGGGTATGGGGACTATTATATCTTGTTTAAAGTCAAAAAAAATTATTCTAACTCTCCCCAGATTAGGTGAATATCAAGAGCACAGAAACAATCACCAGTTAGACACTACTGCGTCATTAGCTGAAAGAGGCTATATTTACCCAATATTTAATGAAAATGACCTTGTGGATAGACTTTCAAAATTGGCTGATCTTAAATGTTTAAAGAGTATTGATGATTATGCTAGCATTAGTTTAATCAACTTTATAAAGGGTGAACTGAACAACCACTAA
- a CDS encoding glycosyltransferase family protein, which produces MNSLKKDKIMLVSSQGGHWIQLKRLLPAFFDKELIFVSTFVNQPNLEVDNGIYFSVCDASRWAKINLIRQFLQVAIIVLKNKPDIIFSTGASIGVWAIIVGKFIGAKTIWLDSIANSNEISMSGKIVRKIVDVHLTQWEHLAGDKTKYIGTVL; this is translated from the coding sequence GTGAATAGTTTGAAAAAAGATAAAATTATGCTTGTTTCTTCGCAGGGAGGGCACTGGATTCAGTTGAAGAGATTGCTTCCAGCTTTTTTTGATAAGGAACTTATTTTTGTTTCTACCTTCGTGAATCAACCGAACTTAGAAGTTGATAATGGAATTTATTTTTCTGTTTGTGATGCTTCAAGGTGGGCTAAAATAAACTTGATTAGGCAGTTTTTGCAAGTGGCTATAATTGTTTTAAAGAATAAACCAGATATTATTTTTTCCACCGGTGCTTCAATAGGGGTTTGGGCTATTATTGTTGGTAAGTTTATTGGTGCTAAAACCATTTGGTTAGATAGCATCGCCAATTCTAATGAAATTTCAATGAGTGGTAAAATAGTTAGAAAAATTGTGGATGTACACTTAACTCAATGGGAACATCTAGCTGGAGATAAAACTAAATATATTGGAACTGTTCTATGA
- a CDS encoding IS481 family transposase, giving the protein MQVKLHANATTTPRIRKYIQESDKPVRTLARELGVAETTIRIWRDRDSVEDRSHTAQNLQTTLSKDQEWLAVELRKMLLLSLDDLLVVVRKFINAKASRSGLDRCLRRHGVSRLKDLIPETAPKPSPKQFKEYDPGYVHVDLKYLPQMPDEDQRRYIFVGIDRATRWVYLQIMPDKTAASASLFLRNLLEKAPFKVKTILTDNGKEFTDRFCATGQREPTGKHVFDQNCTVHNIEHRLIKPMHPQTNGMVERFNGRIAAILKRTTFESAQDLEDTMHRYELVYNQHIPQKALKHLTPMDKLKEFHQLKPNLFKKRPTNRRGPNTRNLLQGLLTEICNWS; this is encoded by the coding sequence ATGCAAGTTAAGCTACATGCAAATGCAACCACAACGCCCCGAATTCGTAAGTACATACAGGAATCAGATAAACCTGTAAGAACACTTGCAAGAGAGCTTGGTGTAGCCGAGACCACAATACGAATATGGCGTGACCGAGACTCCGTTGAAGATAGGTCCCATACTGCTCAAAATCTCCAAACGACCCTTTCAAAAGATCAGGAATGGCTTGCTGTAGAGCTTCGTAAAATGCTTTTACTGTCACTCGACGATCTGCTTGTTGTGGTGCGAAAATTTATCAATGCCAAGGCTTCTCGATCAGGACTTGATCGTTGCTTGCGAAGGCACGGAGTAAGCCGTCTTAAAGATTTAATCCCGGAGACAGCTCCCAAACCATCGCCAAAACAGTTTAAAGAGTATGATCCTGGCTATGTGCATGTTGATCTGAAATATCTTCCTCAGATGCCAGATGAAGATCAACGAAGATACATTTTTGTTGGCATAGACAGAGCGACACGCTGGGTATATCTCCAGATTATGCCAGATAAAACAGCGGCGAGTGCATCTCTTTTTCTTAGAAATCTTTTGGAAAAAGCTCCCTTTAAAGTGAAAACTATTTTAACTGATAACGGTAAAGAATTTACTGACCGTTTTTGTGCTACTGGGCAAAGAGAACCTACAGGTAAACATGTTTTTGACCAAAATTGCACCGTCCACAATATTGAGCATAGACTTATAAAGCCAATGCATCCTCAAACAAACGGAATGGTTGAACGTTTCAATGGGCGCATTGCTGCCATTCTGAAAAGAACTACATTCGAGTCAGCACAAGATCTTGAGGATACAATGCACCGATATGAGCTAGTTTATAACCAGCATATCCCGCAAAAAGCATTGAAGCATTTAACGCCCATGGATAAGCTGAAAGAGTTTCATCAACTCAAACCAAATTTATTCAAGAAGCGACCAACCAATCGTCGGGGACCCAACACTCGTAATTTGCTACAGGGTTTGTTGACTGAGATTTGCAACTGGTCATGA
- a CDS encoding ATP-grasp fold amidoligase family protein, which translates to MKTMLISKFKSILKRLWFRPLVVIPTIMRKLPVSWISDKSFIIIDYFCSMNRVINLKAPKTFNEKIQWLKLNIRNQDLSKYVDKYDVKKIISEKTGKDKIIPTIGVWDDVEDIDFDMLPKQFVIKCTHDSGSVIICEDKSSLDIFSMKKKLKKYLNRNFYKYSREYIYKDIKPRIIAEKYIKPFNGNELKDYKFFCFDAKVKYIQVDIGRFSNHHKNFYDTNFNLLPFTYEKKPIYHGKAEKPDNLKEMIKCAELLSKGFPFVRVDLYTTGEQIYFGELTFTPSGGRAYFTPKKYDLILGESIKLNNIKKVMDQYD; encoded by the coding sequence ATGAAAACAATGTTAATTTCAAAGTTCAAATCTATTTTAAAACGATTATGGTTTAGGCCATTAGTTGTTATTCCAACAATTATGAGAAAACTTCCAGTATCGTGGATTAGTGACAAATCTTTTATTATTATAGACTATTTTTGTTCTATGAACCGAGTTATAAATTTAAAAGCGCCTAAAACTTTTAATGAAAAAATTCAATGGTTAAAATTAAACATTAGAAATCAGGATCTATCAAAATATGTAGATAAATATGATGTAAAAAAAATAATATCAGAAAAAACAGGAAAGGATAAAATTATACCTACAATAGGTGTTTGGGATGATGTTGAAGATATAGATTTTGATATGCTACCAAAACAATTTGTGATAAAGTGTACACATGATAGTGGTAGCGTTATCATTTGTGAGGATAAATCATCTCTTGATATTTTTTCTATGAAAAAAAAGCTTAAAAAATATTTAAATAGGAATTTTTACAAATACAGTAGAGAATACATATATAAAGATATAAAACCACGTATAATTGCGGAAAAATACATAAAACCTTTTAATGGAAATGAACTAAAAGATTATAAATTCTTTTGTTTTGACGCTAAGGTAAAATATATCCAAGTTGATATAGGAAGATTTTCAAACCATCATAAAAATTTTTATGATACTAACTTTAACTTATTACCATTTACATACGAAAAAAAACCTATATATCATGGAAAAGCAGAAAAGCCTGACAACTTGAAAGAGATGATAAAATGTGCTGAATTATTGAGTAAAGGTTTTCCTTTTGTACGCGTTGACTTATACACAACAGGTGAACAAATATATTTTGGAGAATTAACATTTACTCCTTCTGGTGGAAGGGCTTATTTTACACCGAAAAAATATGACTTAATATTAGGAGAAAGCATAAAATTAAATAATATAAAAAAGGTAATGGACCAATATGATTGA
- a CDS encoding glycosyltransferase family 4 protein, which translates to MINKKLSNKVLMIGVNYKKNAKGGMASVIQNYDKIFEHLQYITTWADSNLLYKILIFIKAYVCLFFILVFRKKIKILHFHSASNSSFKRISLLIKLGNLFNKKIIIHIHGGGFIEFYNSSRNKCNILRALNSCHRLIVLSNNWQNWFVSLGIDETKIYVLNNIINYPVLDNKTHIYAPKIRLLFLGNIIKQKGIFDLVQTIIENKSKYKDIVSLKIGGDKEIYKLNNIIKNNHIQNIIQYKGWVTGTKKINLLNWCNIFILPSYMEAMPISILEAMSYNCCIIATKVGGIPDIVIPHKNGLLIAPQSKNKIEMAIDFFINNPELIDKYGQTSKEIIKNYYPDIVINKLKNIYYDLLKEDK; encoded by the coding sequence ATGATTAATAAAAAATTATCAAATAAAGTATTAATGATTGGCGTAAATTATAAAAAAAATGCTAAAGGCGGTATGGCATCAGTAATTCAAAATTATGATAAAATCTTTGAGCATTTGCAATATATTACTACTTGGGCAGACAGTAACTTACTATATAAAATTTTGATCTTTATCAAGGCTTATGTTTGTTTATTTTTCATTTTAGTATTCAGAAAAAAAATTAAAATTTTACATTTTCATAGTGCGTCTAATTCGTCTTTCAAAAGAATTTCTTTATTAATAAAATTAGGGAATTTATTTAATAAAAAGATAATTATCCACATTCACGGAGGAGGATTTATAGAATTTTACAATTCATCAAGAAATAAATGCAATATTCTTAGAGCTTTAAATTCTTGCCATAGACTTATAGTACTATCAAATAATTGGCAAAACTGGTTTGTTTCTCTAGGTATAGATGAAACTAAAATATATGTATTAAATAATATAATAAACTATCCGGTATTAGACAATAAGACTCATATATACGCTCCTAAGATAAGACTATTATTCCTCGGAAATATCATAAAACAAAAAGGCATTTTTGATCTAGTGCAAACAATAATAGAAAACAAATCTAAATACAAAGATATCGTATCACTAAAAATTGGTGGTGATAAAGAAATATACAAATTAAACAATATAATAAAAAATAACCACATACAAAATATTATTCAATACAAAGGATGGGTAACTGGAACTAAAAAAATAAATTTACTAAATTGGTGTAATATTTTTATTTTACCATCTTATATGGAAGCTATGCCTATATCAATATTAGAAGCAATGAGCTATAATTGTTGTATAATAGCTACAAAAGTAGGTGGAATACCAGATATTGTAATTCCACATAAAAATGGCCTCTTAATTGCACCTCAAAGCAAAAATAAAATAGAAATGGCAATCGATTTTTTCATTAACAATCCAGAACTTATAGATAAATATGGCCAAACATCAAAAGAAATAATTAAAAATTATTATCCAGATATTGTAATAAATAAATTGAAAAATATTTATTATGATCTACTTAAAGAAGATAAATAA